In the Triticum aestivum cultivar Chinese Spring chromosome 2B, IWGSC CS RefSeq v2.1, whole genome shotgun sequence genome, gaacgttaagcgtgcggaccctacgggttcaacaactatgtagacatgaccgagatacttctccggtcaataaccaatagggtaacctggatgctcctattggctcccacatattctacgaagagctttattggtcgaaccgttatgacaacatatgttattccctttgtcatcggtatgttacttgcccgagattcgatcgtcagtatcttcatacctagttcaatctcgttaccggcaagtctctttacccattccgtaatgcatcatcccgtaactaaatcattagttacattgcttgcaaggcttattatgatgtgcattaccgagagggcccagagatacctctctgatactcggagtgacaaatcctaatctcgatctatgccaacctaacaaaacaccttcgaagatgcctgtggagcatctttataatcacccttttacgttttgacgtttgatagcacacaaggtattcctccgatattcgggagttgcataatctcatagtcaaaggaatatgtataagtcatgaagaaagcagtagcaataaaacttaacgatcattatgctaagctaacggatgggtcttgtccatcacatcattagaatgatgtgatcccattcatcaaatgacaacacatgtctatggtcaggaaacttaaccatctttgattaacgagctagtctagtagaggcatactagggacactttgttttgtctatgtattcacacatgtatcaagtttccggttaatacaattctagcatgaataatagatatttatcatgacataaggaaatataaataacaattttattattgcctctagggcatattcccttcagtctcccacttgcactagagtcaataatcaagattacattgtaatgattctaacacccatggagtcttggtgctgatcatgttttgctcgtggaagaggcttagtcaacgggtcttccacattcagatccgtatgtattttgcaaatctctatgtctcccttcttgacttgacttgatcacggatggagttgaagcgtctcttgatgtgtttggttcttttgtgaaatctggattccttcgctaaggctattgctccagtatggTCACAAaaattttcattggacccgatgaactaggtattacacctagatcggatatgaactccttcatccagactccttcattcactgcttccgacacagctatgtactccgcttcacacgtagatcccgccacgacgctttgcttggaactgcaccaactgacagctccaccattcaatataaatatgtatccggtttgtgacttagagtcatccggatcagtgtcaaagctagcatcgacataaccatttacgacgagctctttgtcacctgcataaacgagaaacatattcttagtcctttttaggtacttcaggatggtcttgaccgctgtccagtgatccactcctggattactttggtacctcccttctatacttatagcaagtcacacatcaggtatgttacacagcatagcatacatgatagaacctatggctgaaccatagggaatgactttcattttctctatatcttctgcagtggtcgggcattgagtctgactcaacttcacaccttgtaacataggcaagaaccgtttctttgactaatccattttaaATTTCTTcaaacttatcaaggtatgtgctttgtgaaagtccaattaagcgtcttgatctatctctatagatcttgatgtccaatatataagcaacttcaccgaggtctttcattgaaaaacttttattcaagtatccttttatgctattcagaaattctatatcatttccaatcaacaatatttcatccacatataatatcggaaatgctacagagctcccactcactttcctgtaaatacaggcttctccaaaagtctgtataaaaccatatgctttgatcacctcatcaaaacgtatattccaactccgagaggcttacactagtccataaatggatcgctggagattgcacactttgttagcatccttaggatcgacaaaaccttctggttgcatcatatacaactcttctttaagaaatccaataaggaatgcagttttgacatccatttgccatagttcataatcataaaatgcagcaattgctaacatgattcggacagacttaagcatcgctatgagtgagaaggtctcatcgtagtcaactccttgaacttgtcgaaaaccttttgcgactagtcgagctttgtaggcagtaacattagcatcagcgtcagtcttcttcttgaagatccatttattctctatggcttgtcgatcatcaggcaagtccaccaaagtccatacgttattctcatacatggatcccatctcagatttcatggcctcaagccattttgtgaaatctgggctcatcatcgcttcctcatagttcgtaggttcatcatggtctagtaacatgactttcataacagtattaccataccactctgatgcgcaacgtgctctggttgacctacgaggtccggtagtaacttgatctgaagttttatgatcattatcattagcttcctcactaattggtgtaggcatcactagaactgatttccgtgatgaactactttccaattcaagagaaggtacaattacctcatcaagttctactttcctcacattaacttctttcgagagaaactccttctctagaaaggatccattcttagcaacaaaaagcttgccttcagatctatggtagaaggtgtacccaacagtctcttttgggtatcctatgaagacgcactacttcgatttgggtttgagcttatcaggctggagatttttcacataagcatcccaaacccaaactttaagaaacgatggtTAGGTTTCTTgaaaaaccatagttcatacggtgtcgtctcaacggatttagattgtgccctatttaaagtgaatgcaggtgtctctaatgcataaccccaaaactatagtggtaaatcgtaagagacatcatagatcgcaccatatctaataaagtacggttacgacgtttggacacaccattacgttgtggtgttccaggtggcgtgagttgcaaaactattccacattttttaaatgaaggccaaactcgtaactcaactactcgcctctgcgatcagatcgtagaaactttattttcttgttacgatgattctccacttcactctgaaattctttaaacttttcaaatgtttcatacttgtgttttattaagtagatatacccatatctgctcaaatcatctatgaaggtcagaaaaaaaCGATAcatgtcgcgagcctcaacactcatcggaacgcatacatcggtatgtattatttccaataagtcggtagcttgctccattgtttcggagaacggagtcttagtcatctttctcatgaggcatggttcgcaagcatcaaatgagtcataatcaagtgattccaaaattccatctgcatggagtttcttcatgcgctttacaccaatatgacctaaatggcagtgccacaaatatgttgcactaccattatcgactttgcatcttttggcattaatattatgaatatgtgtatcaccacaatcgagattcaacaaaaatagaccacttttcaagggtgcatgaccataaaagatattactcatataaatagaacaaccattattctctgatttaaatgaataatcatctcgcattaaacaagatccagatataatgttcatgctcaatgctggcaccaaataacaattattcgggtctaaaactaatcctgaaggtagatgtagaggtagcgtcccgacggcgatcacatcgaccttggaaccaatcccgacgcgcatcgtcacctcgtccttagccaatcttcgtttaatccgtagcccctgtttcgagctacaaatatgagcaaccgaaccggtatcaaatacccaggcactactatgatgtatcaagttttcggttaatacaattctagcatctgaataatagatatttattatgacataaggaaatataaatagcaactctattattgcctctagggcatatttctttcaaaaCCCCCGGATGAAAAACCGACCTGGGAGCACTTTTTGTTCCTTTTTGGAAGAGGCGTGACTGTGCCTCTCACGTAACCAAATCCGTACCTCCACGAGAAATAAATTTGTACCTCTTTCGAAAGGAAAAATTGTATTTTTTTTCGTTTCAGAGAGGCACGACTATGCCTCTCAACAAAGCAAATCCgtacctctcgcggaagtaaaaaaacatgtttttttatttCACAAAAGCAAATCCGTACCTTTCACGGAAGGAAAAAAATTGCGtattttttcgtttctgagaggcatgattgtgcctctcgtggaagtaAATATGTTGCTCTCACGGAAGCAAATCCGtacctctcgcgaaaggaaaaaaatatgtagcaaatccgtgcctctcgcggGGAAAGAAAGAAAagtgttttttttttctgtttccgagaggcacctctcgcagaagcaaaccCTTGCCTCTtacggaagcaaatccgtgcctctcgcggaaggataaaaaacacgttttctttttatttccgagaggcatggttgtACCTCGCTCGGAAGGAGAAAAACGCGTTTTTGGGGCAAAAGAAAAATTGAAACTGTTTTTTGTCCAAAACCTAAGAATTACCGAGAGAAAATAGGAAAACAATTCATCTAAAAAGACAAAACGCGTGCGAACCTAGACTGCGACACGTGGCGATGACTGAGAGTGGCTGGCGCTCTCTCAGCCCACCCAGATGACCTTTGCAGGCTCCTGAAAGAATACTCCTTTGTTAGTTGCTCTCCCAAAACAGCAGGTATTCCTAGGAGGCCATAATGTGTCGCCTGTAGCTACCCATAGCGTAGCCTCTCGTCGAGACGCACATAAATGGGCGAGGCACAGCTAGCTCGACGAGTCCTCGGAAAAGCGTGTGTAGATCATTGATGCACattttcttcattcatttttttTTGGTTTCTTACATttgttcaaaaaaaatcaaacattCTAAACAAGTAAATTCCAGCACCTAAAAATACTGagaaaattaaaaatcatgaatttgaaaaatgttaaatgcaaTGTAAAAAGACTGTTAGCATCATTTTTAAAATGTTGACACATTCAAAAAAATGTTGTGACAATTAACAAGTATCGTGTGTGTTAATTTATTTAACACATATACAAAAATGATCAAGAAAAGCTTATTTGAAAAATTGTTActgatgtatttgaaaaatgttaacacGCATAAAAAATGGTTTGTATGTATACAAAAATTTAGAAATAAAAACATATATATATCGAGAAAACGTTAATCGTGTATGTTAAATGAGTATAAGAAAGATGCTGCTTATGTATATGAGAAATGTATAATATGTATAAAATAAAAGTAGGCATCAAAACCTATTTCTGAAAAAATGAAatcgtgtatttgaaaaatggtGAATGTGTATATGAAAAAAATCTTATCTTTACGGAAAATCTAGGATCTGTATGACAAAAAAGTATACATCAagacatatatttgaaaaaaagttaatcatgtatttgaagaatgttaaatgtgtataagtAAAAtatatcttatatatatatatatatattaaaaatgtataatatgtatgaaaaagtagacatcaaaacatatatctgaaaacatattaatcatgtattttaaaTATGTCAAACGAGTATAAAAAATGCTCCTactatatacaaaaaatgtacaatatttaTGAAAAAAGGAAGACCTGAAAACATATGTTTAACAAAAATGTTactcatgtatttaaaaaatgataAATGTGTAGAAAAATGTTCCTATTTTATACGGAAAATCGACAAGTGTTTGAAAGAAGTAAAACCAAAGAAAATCAAAGACAAAAAGGAAAGGAAATGGGAAAAAACTGGAGAAGCAGATGCAAAAGAAAtaaaaccaaattaaaatctagaataaacaaataaaatagaagaaaaaaagaacAGGGAAAGAGGAATCCATAGAAACTGATGCAAAATAGTAGAACAATGTGAAAACCGATAAAAacgaaaaagaaacaaagaaaaacaaaggaaaaaactaaaactaaaaggtTGATACAAAATAGTGAACGCAGTAAAAAAAATGGTGCTACAATGATGAGTCGGTCATGTACTGTAGCGGACGGAAAGTGCTTCAGGCGAGAGAACCATATATCTCACAAGATGTAGCACTCGCAGTACCCCTGCGACGGGATCCCAGCGAACACGTGGAGGTGCACCCAGCGTGGgaacacatttttttcttttttttctttttggggtgTTTACAGTTtgttggggggtgggggtgggtttTGCGTGGTTTTCCTAGGTTTTTGtgacttcttcttttctttcttaccTTTTTTCATGTAAAGCACAGTTGTATTTCAGCATGAAGTACATATGTGTCGTTCATAGTTGTGCTTCCCGAAAAGTGAAAAACACAGTTACTTCTGTATGAAGAGCATGTCTTTTTTGGAAGGTCAAAAACATAGTTGCTTTTCCCGGAAAGTGAAAAAGCAGTGGTGCTTCCGCATGAAAGACATTTGTACTGCTTAAAAGTAAAAAAAAAGCACAATTGCCACTGCTTCAAGTCCTTCGATGCCATTGCTTCAAATATAATAGTGGCCGCTTGGATTGACATTTGTAGTATCCACACAAATCTTTCGGGTAGTTCTTTCATTGCCGGTACATGCAATCAACTGAACTAAGCATACCTAAGAAACCTCTTGATGCTCCAATTGCCAACAATTTTTATGTGTCCTCCACACTTGGTTCTCTCAGGTACTCTGGTCTAATCACCTTCACCATGGCGCGTGCAAAATTGCTTTCTAGTGTCCAGGCATGTGGTCTCTCTCATCGGACTTCAGTATCAATGACATATGTGGTCTTACTACAAGCAAGCATCCTGAGAGCAATCATGCATTTCTGTAGAGGAGAGAAGGAAAGTGGCCCGCAACAGTTCTTCCTCGGCTTGTAGTCATTAGCCTCTTCCACGACATTCATTACGTGGAGAAAAAATCTCTACTCATCTGGAAGCGACGTCGAAAGAAACCTTCATGGTATGTTGGGTCATATATGAAGTAGCCCGTGTAGAGCCGTGAGCGCGTGATCCTATCCTGGAGAATAACTCGCCTGCTCTTTATCGAACCATTGAAGTTCAGCACATACTCCTCTGGGTTCTCCAATTCTTCCggatgctcatcatcatcatcattttagCATCTTTCTTGTCTGAATCCAATGAATCAATGAACTCTTTGTATATGAATTTGCCAAGGTCTTCGTTTCGATACTCGTCATCCAATGATGAATCCATAGGTGACGTAAAAATGACCAAAAGAATAAAAAAATGCTCAAACATTTCATCAAACACATAGAGCGCGAGGTGTATGTCAGGAGGAATTGCACGTACCAGGGGCAACGCGCGATGGAGGCACGGCCGCGGGCATTGTGGGTTGGGGCCTTCAGTGGCGCGTTGTGGGTTAGGGACTACGTCGAAGCAATGATTGCAACGGAGCTACGATGGCGGTTGTGCGGACGAggcaaagagagagagggagagaaaaaaagagtGGGTCAAGTAAGGATGGGGATGTCTTCAAGAGATTTGGCATGGCCCTAGCCGTCGGTCGGACATGACGTGAGGGGCGTCCTTATATCCACCCTTATGTATGGGTTGAGTATGGGATGTGCCAGTCAGACGGACGTTTGGATTGAATTTGCCCGGTTCAGTTGGGTGGAAAATAAGTGACCGTGTCATTCAGCAGAACGTATGGAGAGAGTACGATGGGTCGATCGTAGATGCTCTAAAGCTTTGGATTACAATCCAATGGTTCTGACCACATTCGACTGAAGGGAGTGCAAAAATAACCCCAGGCTACTGTTCACACCACAGACGAACTGAAATTTGAGAACAGAAAAAAAGGCACAGTACAGAGTACCAATGGACCATGGAAGCTAGATCTCGTAATGGGTGATGTGGACGACGTCCTCGGGCCTGGACGGCGGGTGGGTCTTGTTCCTCATCCTCAGCTGCATGTACTCGTTGTATCGGAACCCCCTGTACCGCGGCGGCTCGCCGGCGTCGCCCGCGAACTCCGGCAGCGGCTCGACCCACTTGTCGCCGtggaggttgaggaagaaggcgatggagtggcggtgcgcccCCGGCCTCCTCACCACCCTGTGCGTGGCGCTCTTGAACTTCTTGTTGCTGAGCACCTGCAAAACATCGCCCACGTTGACGACGATGCTGCCCTCCACGGGCTCTGCGGGGACCCAGCTGCCGTCTTCCCCGAGCACCTCCAGGCCCCCGACGCCGTCCTGCAGGACGAAGGTGATGCAGTTGCCGTCCTCGTGCGCGCTGATGCCGTTGTTCTCGTCGGTTGTCGCCGGGAAGTAGCGAAGCGCGGTGAGGAAGTCGAAGCCGCGGTCGGCGTTGTACCCCGCGAGGAAGCCCGGCGGCAGGCCCATGCACTCGTTCAGGATGTCCTGGATGAGCAGCCCCAGCTCGGTGAGCTTGGCGTAGCACTCCTCCAGCGCATCCCTGAAGATGAATTTCAGAACTGATGCACAATTTATAAGACAGGGGAAAGTTGATGCGAAGGGGAAAAAAATGGAGTTCTGCCTGTCTCTGTGGCACACTCACAATTCAGAACTGAAGCAGAGTAAGTAACCTGAATCCGGCCGGCTGGGCGGGGTAGTGGTTGAGCCCGAGCTTGGGGTTGAAGAGGAGGAGGTACTCGTTCTTGTCGGCGGAGTGCGCCGGCTGCCGCGCGTACCCCACCGGGAGCGGCGAGGCGGAGGCGCCCTCGGCGGGCCGCACCTTGGCCTTCTCCTCGTCCGGGAGCGCGAAGAACGCCGCCGACAGGTCGAGCGCGCGCGCCATGAGCTCCCGCGGCACGGCGTGGTTCACCGCGCGGAAGAACCCGGTGGCCTGGCACGCCTCGCGCACGGCCTCGGTGGCGCGGGCGCGCGCGCCCGCGTCGTCGGCGTCTCCCACGGCGAAGAACGGCGCCAGATCCACCAAGGTGAGCGCGCCGCCGTTGCTGGCCGCCATGTGTGATGGATTCTTGgattgttctctagcttctcgatGAAGAGAGCGGTGGAGAATTTGGACGCGATCGTGAGAATAAAAGAGCTCTTTATGAATGAAAATCCTCACTCCCTTCCCCTGATCTCCACTACCCATCCTCCCCTGAATCTCGACGTGGGTCCCCTACCCGGGGCCGGCCGTACGCAGAAGAAAAAAACTAGGCTCGAAGCTCTGTCGCTATCCGGCGCgcgcgtgcgagagagagagagagtgagacgAAGAGCTGAGCTGTGGGTTTGGTGACAATTTGGAAGGGTGCGACCATTGCAGGAATATTAAAGGAATGGGATGATTAGCCAATCGAACATTGAAGAGGCATTGCAAAAGATAACAATTTGTAAGCCGAATTTTGTCTCGGGTGGCATCTCTTTTATTTTTCAGGGTACGCCAAAGGCGTACCTTAGTTTTATAGAAAGAAGAAAAATATGTACAAGAGATTACAATATTGCCGGTTAGGCCACGACCAGCCTTACCAAGCCTCCACTCCACACACAGGCTACTCTACTACTCTAACATACGTTGATCTCCAAAATCTCCTGCCGTGGCCCACATCCTCAGCTCGTCGAAGATCGTGTCCACCGTGTCGTGCTCATTCTTGATCTGATCCGAACCAAACACCCTCGCGTTCCTTTGTTTCCATAACGTCCAGCAGATAAGCATGACGAAAGTATCAAAACCTTTCCGATAGTGCTTAAGAAAACGCTTTCTAGCGTCCGACCACCATTGCACCAATCTTGAGTCATTGGTTGGGCAAAGCTCCATCGACAACCCCATCCTAGTGATGCAACTGAACCATACTTGCCTCGAGAACACATATTGCTGCAGAATGTGATCCACCGTGTCCTCCTCTTGATCACATAGAAAGCATTTTGATGTTTGATCTTGCAAGTTGTGCCTAGCTCTTCTGTCCGAAGTCCATCGCCGATATTGGACAGCCAGCCACATGAAAATTTTGCATGCCAGAGGGGCCCAGCACTTCCAAATAGCTCCAAAAGAGTGGAATCTAACTCCTCTCTCACATAGCATCTTGTAAGCAGAAGGCAGTGTACGTTCCTGACGCATTCCATGCCCAAATGGGACTGTCCTCGGACTGAGCATCCAGTTGAACCTCCTCAAGGATCTCCCAAAGGCCTATAAACTGGGTTAGGCCTTCCGTGCACAGGTCACCCACCACATCATTCATCCAAGAATGCATACCCAAAGCCTCTCGGACAAGTCTCCTGTTAGCAACTTGCGTACGAACTGACGTCGCCACCAGAGGAGCGACCTCCGCGATGGTAGCACCatggagccacctatccttccAGAACAAGGTTTTGTCACCAGCTCCAACTCTCCATTTCACCAAGCTTCCAAACCCTAGAGATTGTGTAACGAGCTAGCACTACTTTGCATCCGCAGCAGAACAGCTGTTCAGGTGTGGTAAGCAATTGTATAAAACAATCAGAGAAAACACACACAAATATAACCAGTTGTGACATGTGTTTGGaatcataaaatatatttttgcaaCACAAGTTCGACAAATTTATTCTAGCTCTATGCTAGAGCAATTCATCCTATGATTTTCACGTAATTCACGGATGGGCAGATTTTCCTTTTTCATGAAAACCTACAAGACTAAGCTTCTATCCACTACCCACCACTATTCCACTAACATGAGTGTGATGGGCGGCCGGGTTACCTTGGGACAATCATGATCGGAGAGTAATGACCTTTTGTAATGCTAGTGTGTTGTATATTGGTTGTAACACAAAAAAAAACTATTCCTTCTTAATTAACAGATGCgacaaagcttttgcctccgtctCAAAAAAAAATGAGCATCTACCAAGGAAACTAGGTGGTTTGGCGCGCTCGGCGGTGCCCAATGAATGACTAGTTGAGCACAAGTATAGGGGAGAAGTAGAGGAGGTTGTTGGAGATGTGTTGTTAGAAGGGTTCAGGTAATTTTAGGACACTATGTGTTCCGTAACATTCAAATTTAGACTGTTTCTATAGTTTGTTGTTTGGCCACCGACCAAGTAGTTGCCAACATGGATAATTTGTGGGAAATTATCATGCGAACACCTAAATTTTACCCTTGTTCTGAGAACCTCTCACTTGCCTCGACAACAGAGGCTACTAGAttattgatggcgcgcgttgctgcgcccgtctattttgGCTTGTACTCCAGTTGTTAAGGATATAACATGCTTTGTATACATTTGCTTGCATTGTTTTGAAATATGATGCCTTCCTATAGCTTGTACTTCTCTTAGTTTTTCAAAATAATGGTATGTAAATAATCTTCACTTGGGGCAACATTACAACTTCCATGTTAACATAAGCATACATATAAATATGGCAGTACCATAAGCCAATCCATCCACGGTAAAAACAATTTATGGCTGGGAACAGTTTGGTTCAAGCATACAAGCTCGTTTGCAGTTGCATACGAACATGGAATTGAACATAATATAAGATTGCAATGCATAACGATGGAAGAAGGTAGCATGACAGTATATTATACTTtagaaaatactccctctgtaaactaatataagagcgtttagatcactaaaatagtaatctaaacactcttatattagtttacggagggagtagatcgtATGGCAGAATAGGGCAAACTGCAGAAAACGCAGACCTGAAATAGGCACCAGAAGCACTGCACAAAAACGTATATAATTATGGATACATCTGATAGGGCAGAGGACAGGAGAAGTATAATCATATCCTATATTTCTAAGAAAAACGATCAAGAATCTTGATTATTACACACAAGAACGAAATGTTGTTTCTTTATACAAATTCCAATGTTACTACAATTTTTTTTCATTGGGTCTTAAATACTGTTTTACCATTTTACATGGAATAGGAGGAACTACTGAACTAAGCAAGAAAaggaaacagaaacaaaaatcatTATTCTCTCATTCTCTGCATATATTATATTTCTGCAGTAAATGTATCTTGAGATTCATCATTGTTTCAGCCGGTAGGGGCTGAAGCTCTACCTAAGGCGACTGCCATACGCAGCTTCGCCGACCAAGCAACTGACTTAAAGAAATCACTCTCCACATGGTGATGCTGAGAAAGGGGATAACCTCTTGTATTACCTTGCTTAGAATAGCCATGTTCCTAAGTAATCCACCTCAATCGTGACATTAAATCTACACGACATTAACTTGAGTTCAGACGCTATGGAGTCAGAGTGATTGCATGACTTGAGGCACAGGGCAGCAGGCTGGGGTGAAGGTGTGGCAGCTGCATACCATTACCACCAGAAAACACCGGCGAGCAGAGGACAGGAAGATACACAGTCGTTGatgtcttagagcatctccagccgttggcgccccagggggcgcgtaaaatcgccgcctggggatGAACCGACACTAAAATCGGCGTGGGGGCTTGAGGGTTCCCAGCCGTCGGCCCCAGGGTCACCGCCAGAAGGTGGTTTTTTTTCAATAAAAAAGGAATTCGGCTAAAGTTCGGCATACGGGGACAAAGATTCGGTTAAAATTCGGCGAACATGATATTAGCATCGTTTTTTACATGGCAAAGTGAAGTACTTTTAAAAAAAAGGGCGGCAACTACAACTACGGGTCGAAGAACGCGCTGAGCGCGGCGAAGTCGCCGACGTCACCGCCGTCATCCTCGCCGTCGTCCTtgtcgtccttctcctccttgacgcggccgcccctgctggacccctttCCGGCGTCGCCCTG is a window encoding:
- the LOC123042472 gene encoding 2-oxoglutarate-dependent dioxygenase 19 isoform X2: MGSGDQGKGVRIFIHKELFYSHDRVQILHRSLHREAREQSKNPSHMAASNGGALTLVDLAPFFAVGDADDAGARARATEAVREACQATGFFRAVNHAVPRELMARALDLSAAFFALPDEEKAKVRPAEGASASPLPVGYARQPAHSADKNEYLLLFNPKLGLNHYPAQPAGFRDALEECYAKLTELGLLIQDILNECMGLPPGFLAGYNADRGFDFLTALRYFPATTDENNGISAHEDGNCITFVLQDGVGGLEVLGEDGSWVPAEPVEGSIVVNVGDVLQVLSNKKFKSATHRVVRRPGAHRHSIAFFLNLHGDKWVEPLPEFAGDAGEPPRYRGFRYNEYMQLRMRNKTHPPSRPEDVVHITHYEI
- the LOC123042472 gene encoding flavanone 3-dioxygenase 2 isoform X1; translated protein: MGSGDQGKGVRIFIHKELFYSHDRVQILHRSLHREAREQSKNPSHMAASNGGALTLVDLAPFFAVGDADDAGARARATEAVREACQATGFFRAVNHAVPRELMARALDLSAAFFALPDEEKAKVRPAEGASASPLPVGYARQPAHSADKNEYLLLFNPKLGLNHYPAQPAGFRDALEECYAKLTELGLLIQDILNECMGLPPGFLAGYNADRGFDFLTALRYFPATTDENNGISAHEDGNCITFVLQDGVGGLEVLGEDGSWVPAEPVEGSIVVNVGDVLQGGEEAGGAPPLHRLLPQPPRRQVGRAAAGVRGRRRRAAAVQGVPIQRVHAAEDEEQDPPAVQARGRRPHHPLRDLASMVHWYSVLCLFFCSQISVRLWCEQ